The Oscillospiraceae bacterium genome contains a region encoding:
- a CDS encoding DNA processing protein DprA translates to MALPGCGPMTGQTLEWLWLAHVLGPGARGCGGVLALYPTPGELLEAVGREDLSGLLAPAQAERLEAKPENFEKLARSCEKMGVQIVTMAEAAYPARLRGVPDAPPVLFCTGDTAALNRTPAVGMIGSRRPSAYGVEAAACIGGQLAEAGVCLVSGLADGLDSEAHRAAVRCGAPTVGVLGTAIDKTYPAANTALRRQVEGVGAVISEFAPGDVTRSAAFLLRNRLIAALADAVCVVEAREKSGTMNTVGHAERYGRPVYAVPGGIFSELCGGTNRLLAEGRARAASGAGVILEGLGLAAPAPAHTQKRQTQTEPLGPAAKEMLRHLGQQPKGLEILAGEARCEAGEALAALLELELAGLAQSCAGGQYRRK, encoded by the coding sequence GTGGCACTTCCGGGGTGCGGGCCGATGACGGGGCAGACGCTGGAATGGCTGTGGCTGGCCCACGTGCTGGGCCCCGGGGCGCGGGGCTGCGGCGGGGTGCTGGCCCTTTACCCCACGCCCGGCGAGCTGCTGGAGGCGGTGGGGCGCGAGGATCTTTCCGGACTGCTGGCCCCGGCGCAGGCCGAGCGGCTGGAGGCAAAACCCGAAAATTTTGAGAAGCTGGCCCGCAGTTGTGAAAAAATGGGCGTGCAGATCGTTACAATGGCAGAGGCCGCATATCCCGCGCGGCTGCGGGGCGTGCCGGACGCGCCGCCGGTGCTGTTCTGCACCGGGGATACGGCGGCGCTGAACCGCACGCCCGCGGTGGGCATGATCGGCAGCCGCCGCCCCAGCGCGTACGGGGTGGAGGCCGCGGCGTGCATCGGCGGGCAGCTGGCTGAAGCCGGCGTGTGCCTTGTGAGCGGCCTGGCCGACGGGCTGGACAGCGAGGCCCACCGGGCCGCGGTGCGCTGCGGCGCGCCCACGGTGGGGGTGCTGGGCACCGCCATTGACAAGACCTACCCGGCCGCCAACACGGCACTGCGCCGCCAGGTGGAGGGCGTGGGGGCGGTGATCAGCGAGTTTGCCCCGGGCGATGTGACCCGCTCGGCCGCGTTTTTGCTGCGCAACCGGCTGATCGCCGCGCTGGCGGACGCGGTGTGCGTGGTGGAGGCGCGGGAGAAGAGCGGCACCATGAACACGGTGGGCCACGCAGAGCGGTACGGCAGGCCGGTGTACGCGGTGCCGGGAGGCATTTTCAGCGAGCTGTGCGGCGGCACCAACCGCCTGCTGGCCGAGGGACGCGCCCGGGCCGCCAGCGGCGCCGGAGTGATTTTGGAGGGGCTGGGCCTTGCCGCGCCCGCCCCGGCGCACACCCAAAAGCGGCAGACACAAACAGAGCCTCTCGGCCCGGCTGCGAAAGAGATGCTGCGGCACCTTGGCCAGCAGCCAAAGGGCCTGGAAATATTGGCCGGCGAGGCCCGCTGCGAGGCGGGCGAGGCGCTGGCCGCCCTGCTGGAGCTTGAACTGGCAGGCCTTGCGCAGAGCTGCGCCGGCGGGCAGTACCGCCGCAAATGA
- the rplT gene encoding 50S ribosomal protein L20 codes for MARIKGAMMTRKRRKKTLKLAKGYYGSKSKHFKMAKQQVMKSGNYAFVGRKLKKRQFRNLWITRINNAVRPLGMNYSSFMNGLKKAGIELNRKMLSEMAIHDEAGFAALVETAKKAL; via the coding sequence ATGGCTCGTATTAAAGGCGCGATGATGACCCGCAAACGCAGAAAAAAGACCCTGAAGCTGGCCAAGGGCTACTATGGCAGCAAATCCAAGCATTTTAAGATGGCGAAACAGCAGGTGATGAAGAGCGGCAACTACGCTTTCGTTGGCCGTAAGCTGAAAAAGCGCCAGTTCCGCAATTTGTGGATCACCCGCATCAACAACGCCGTTCGCCCCCTGGGGATGAACTACTCCTCCTTCATGAACGGGCTGAAAAAGGCCGGCATCGAGCTGAACCGCAAGATGCTGAGCGAGATGGCCATTCATGACGAGGCCGGCTTTGCCGCCCTGGTGGAGACTGCCAAGAAGGCGCTGTAA
- the rpmI gene encoding 50S ribosomal protein L35 gives MPKIKTHSGAKKRFKLTKNGKVKRGHAYRSHLLNGHGKTTKIKRGYRKNAYADKTNAAAVKSMLPYA, from the coding sequence ATGCCTAAAATCAAAACTCACTCCGGTGCGAAAAAGCGCTTTAAGCTCACCAAAAACGGCAAGGTGAAACGCGGCCACGCTTACCGCAGCCACTTGCTCAACGGCCACGGCAAGACCACCAAGATCAAGCGGGGCTACCGCAAGAACGCCTACGCCGACAAGACCAATGCAGCCGCTGTCAAGAGCATGCTGCCCTACGCCTAA
- the infC gene encoding translation initiation factor IF-3, with amino-acid sequence MSTRDALRMAEEQELDLVKIAPQAAPPVCKLMDYGKFRFEQQKKDKEAKKNQKVIDVKEIRLSLNIDTNDFNTKVSQAAKFVKAGHKLKVSIRFRGREMAHTNLGLEVEKRFAEVLAEIAVVDKAPKLEGRSMQMFMSPKPSQQQK; translated from the coding sequence GTGTCCACCCGCGACGCGCTGCGCATGGCGGAGGAGCAGGAGCTGGACCTGGTCAAGATCGCACCGCAGGCGGCCCCGCCTGTGTGCAAGCTGATGGACTACGGCAAGTTCCGCTTTGAACAGCAGAAGAAAGACAAGGAAGCCAAGAAGAATCAGAAGGTCATCGACGTCAAGGAGATCCGGCTTTCGCTGAACATCGACACGAACGACTTCAACACCAAGGTCAGCCAGGCGGCCAAGTTTGTAAAGGCCGGCCACAAGCTCAAGGTATCCATCCGGTTCCGCGGGCGCGAGATGGCCCATACCAACCTGGGCCTCGAGGTGGAAAAGCGGTTTGCCGAGGTATTGGCCGAGATAGCGGTGGTGGATAAGGCCCCCAAGCTGGAAGGGCGCAGCATGCAGATGTTCATGAGCCCGAAGCCCAGCCAGCAGCAAAAGTAA
- the spoU gene encoding 23S rRNA methyltransferase, producing MPECITSRENAKIKYACKLGQSAAFRAGENAFLAEGYKLCLELAKGCPLKVIYYTCRAQDKWPALQALPCEQYLVEDHVAEKLAGVESPQGVFGVFGRPAARFADLPRGGRFLALERVQDPGNVGALIRSAAAFDFDGVLLSPGCADPFAPKVLRASMGAAGRMPLVAAPNLADALAELASRGVLCLAAALENSLPLGEVDPACPGGVCLVIGSEGQGLSAAAMAACQKAVRIPITDRVESLNASVAGGVLLWHFRGAGR from the coding sequence ATGCCGGAATGCATCACCAGCCGCGAAAATGCAAAAATCAAATACGCCTGCAAGTTGGGCCAGTCGGCAGCCTTCCGCGCCGGGGAAAACGCTTTCCTCGCGGAGGGCTATAAGCTTTGCCTGGAGCTTGCAAAGGGCTGCCCTTTAAAGGTAATATATTATACCTGCCGCGCGCAGGATAAGTGGCCTGCATTACAGGCGCTGCCCTGTGAACAATACCTGGTGGAGGACCACGTGGCCGAAAAGCTGGCCGGGGTGGAGAGCCCGCAGGGGGTGTTCGGGGTGTTCGGGCGGCCGGCGGCCCGGTTTGCGGACCTGCCGCGCGGCGGGCGCTTTTTGGCGCTGGAGCGGGTGCAGGACCCCGGCAACGTGGGGGCGCTGATCCGCAGCGCCGCTGCCTTTGATTTTGACGGGGTGCTGCTTTCGCCGGGGTGCGCCGACCCCTTTGCCCCCAAGGTGCTGCGGGCCAGCATGGGCGCCGCGGGGCGCATGCCGCTGGTGGCGGCGCCGAACCTTGCGGACGCGCTGGCCGAGCTTGCGAGCCGCGGGGTGCTGTGCCTGGCGGCGGCGCTGGAAAACAGCCTGCCCCTGGGCGAGGTGGACCCGGCCTGCCCGGGCGGCGTGTGCCTGGTGATCGGCAGCGAGGGGCAGGGGCTTTCGGCTGCGGCCATGGCCGCCTGCCAGAAGGCGGTGCGCATCCCCATTACCGACCGGGTGGAGAGCCTGAACGCCAGCGTGGCGGGCGGGGTGCTGCTGTGGCACTTCCGGGGTGCGGGCCGATGA